In Oncorhynchus mykiss isolate Arlee chromosome 1, USDA_OmykA_1.1, whole genome shotgun sequence, the following proteins share a genomic window:
- the LOC118941208 gene encoding interferon-induced protein 44-like isoform X2: protein MSFNFGMVPGSCPNFSAPVLHGEKPSSITLATNLLGGDGRPDSSKVSKGNVINAPGVFAGLLGAEQWKSKMESPWREVAWTEDRRETLMESISSYKPGFEALSEARVLLLGPVGAGKSSFISSVQSVFTGRFTNRAMVGSSSASFTKKLQLFNIRGRSPEQPTALVLCDVMGLGDGETTGLTLHDTLAIIKGHAPEGHKFSPEQPVRSETVGYVKKPSLKDKVHCVVFVVDASKVSSYTKGLGTTFQQLREHISDLGVHQVALLTHVDQVCQETARDITQVYNSRIVQQTMTNAGALLGMSTSYIVPVKNYSSELDVDENTDILLLSAVDHILQYVDLHFQDCAATYPKLSL from the exons ATGTCCTTCAACTTCGGGATGGTACCTGGAAGTTGTCCTAATTTTTCTGCACCAGTTTTGCATGGTGAGAAACCCTCATCAATAACTTTGGCAACAAACCTGTTGGGAGGGGACGGCAGACCCGACTCGAGTAAAGTCAGCAAGGGGAATGTGATAAATGCACCTGGGGTGTTTGCAG GCCTGCTAGGGGCAGAACAGTGGAAAAGTAAGATGGAGTCCCCATGGAGGGAGGTGGCATGGACTGAGGA TCGCAGGGAGACCCTGATGGAGTCTATCAGTTCCTATAAGCCTGGTTTTGAGGCTTTGTCTGAGGCTCGGGTTCTGCTGCTGGGTCCTGTCGGAGCCGGCAAGTCCAGCTTCATCAGCTCTGTTCAGTCAGTCTTCACAGGAAGATTCACTAACCGGGCCATGGTTGGCTCTTCCTCTGCCAGCTTCACCAAAAAG CTCCAGTTGTTCAACATCCGTGGGCGGAGTCCAGAGCAGCCTACTGCGCTGGTCCTGTGTGATGTCATGGGTCTGGGAGATGGGGAGACCACTGGACTAACCCTCCATGACACTCTGGCTATCATCAAAGGCCATGCACCCGAGGGACACAAG TTCAGTCCTGAGCAGCCTGTGAGATCAGAGACTGTGGGGTATGTAAAGAAGCCGTCCCTTAAAGACAAGGTCCACTGTGTCGTCTTTGTGGTGGATGCTTCTAAAGTGTCCAGCTACACCAAAGGTCTGGGCACCACCTTCCAACAGCTCAGAGAACACATCAGTGACCTGG GTGTGCATCAAGTGGCACTGCTGACACACGTGGACCAGGTGTGTCAGGAAACTGCCCGTGACATCACCCAGGTGTACAACAGTCGGATCGTTCAGCAGACG aTGACCAACGCTGGGGCTCTGCTTGGCATGTCCACCTCCTACATCGTTCCGGTGAAGAACTACTCATCTGAGCTGGACGTCGATGAGAACACAGACATCCTTCTGCTCAGTGCTGTGGACCACATCCTGCAATACGTGGATCTGCATTTCCAGGACTGTGCAGCAACATACCCTAAACTGTCTCTTTAA
- the LOC118941208 gene encoding interferon-induced protein 44-like isoform X1 codes for MSFNFGMVPGSCPNFSAPVLHGEKPSSITLATNLLGGDGRPDSSKVSKGNVINAPGVFAGLLGAEQWKSKMESPWREVAWTEDRRETLMESISSYKPGFEALSEARVLLLGPVGAGKSSFISSVQSVFTGRFTNRAMVGSSSASFTKKVELQLFNIRGRSPEQPTALVLCDVMGLGDGETTGLTLHDTLAIIKGHAPEGHKFSPEQPVRSETVGYVKKPSLKDKVHCVVFVVDASKVSSYTKGLGTTFQQLREHISDLGVHQVALLTHVDQVCQETARDITQVYNSRIVQQTMTNAGALLGMSTSYIVPVKNYSSELDVDENTDILLLSAVDHILQYVDLHFQDCAATYPKLSL; via the exons ATGTCCTTCAACTTCGGGATGGTACCTGGAAGTTGTCCTAATTTTTCTGCACCAGTTTTGCATGGTGAGAAACCCTCATCAATAACTTTGGCAACAAACCTGTTGGGAGGGGACGGCAGACCCGACTCGAGTAAAGTCAGCAAGGGGAATGTGATAAATGCACCTGGGGTGTTTGCAG GCCTGCTAGGGGCAGAACAGTGGAAAAGTAAGATGGAGTCCCCATGGAGGGAGGTGGCATGGACTGAGGA TCGCAGGGAGACCCTGATGGAGTCTATCAGTTCCTATAAGCCTGGTTTTGAGGCTTTGTCTGAGGCTCGGGTTCTGCTGCTGGGTCCTGTCGGAGCCGGCAAGTCCAGCTTCATCAGCTCTGTTCAGTCAGTCTTCACAGGAAGATTCACTAACCGGGCCATGGTTGGCTCTTCCTCTGCCAGCTTCACCAAAAAGGTAGAG CTCCAGTTGTTCAACATCCGTGGGCGGAGTCCAGAGCAGCCTACTGCGCTGGTCCTGTGTGATGTCATGGGTCTGGGAGATGGGGAGACCACTGGACTAACCCTCCATGACACTCTGGCTATCATCAAAGGCCATGCACCCGAGGGACACAAG TTCAGTCCTGAGCAGCCTGTGAGATCAGAGACTGTGGGGTATGTAAAGAAGCCGTCCCTTAAAGACAAGGTCCACTGTGTCGTCTTTGTGGTGGATGCTTCTAAAGTGTCCAGCTACACCAAAGGTCTGGGCACCACCTTCCAACAGCTCAGAGAACACATCAGTGACCTGG GTGTGCATCAAGTGGCACTGCTGACACACGTGGACCAGGTGTGTCAGGAAACTGCCCGTGACATCACCCAGGTGTACAACAGTCGGATCGTTCAGCAGACG aTGACCAACGCTGGGGCTCTGCTTGGCATGTCCACCTCCTACATCGTTCCGGTGAAGAACTACTCATCTGAGCTGGACGTCGATGAGAACACAGACATCCTTCTGCTCAGTGCTGTGGACCACATCCTGCAATACGTGGATCTGCATTTCCAGGACTGTGCAGCAACATACCCTAAACTGTCTCTTTAA